A DNA window from Paenibacillus andongensis contains the following coding sequences:
- a CDS encoding BMP family lipoprotein, whose amino-acid sequence MKKRLGITALLLLSVLVFIAGCGKSGTSTSTPGAAGTPAAGKKINAVYFVNGTLGDKGFFDSAQRGVKQAGETLGMTVKTVEGGTNQADWPSGLESLASSGKYDVIVLGTSQMTDIIKDVAKRYEKQKFIFFDEAITGLPNVYSMTYSQNEGSFMAGAFAALVTTSTELKGANPEKVIGFIGGMDIPIINDFKAGYEQGAKYVDPAITVVASYVGDFANAPKGKELALAQYNSQKVDIAFNVAGGAGLGLLEAGNSLGKYSIGVDSNQNGLYPGSVLTSMVKAIDNSVLRALTLFSQDRLGFGKNEVLGIKEGGVGLAKDELYSKHVPKAMQDKIMEIEQKLNKGEIKVQSTLK is encoded by the coding sequence GTCCGTATTGGTATTCATAGCAGGTTGTGGGAAGTCGGGCACATCAACAAGCACGCCAGGAGCAGCAGGTACACCTGCCGCGGGCAAGAAAATCAATGCTGTATACTTCGTGAACGGAACGCTTGGAGATAAAGGATTTTTCGACTCTGCACAAAGAGGCGTGAAGCAAGCTGGTGAAACACTTGGCATGACAGTGAAAACCGTTGAAGGCGGCACGAACCAAGCTGACTGGCCATCAGGACTAGAATCACTCGCTTCCAGCGGGAAATATGACGTGATCGTGCTTGGGACAAGCCAAATGACAGACATCATCAAAGATGTGGCGAAGCGTTACGAGAAACAGAAGTTCATTTTCTTCGATGAAGCTATTACAGGTCTTCCGAATGTGTACTCCATGACTTACTCGCAAAATGAAGGTTCCTTTATGGCAGGAGCATTTGCCGCATTGGTTACGACAAGCACAGAACTGAAAGGTGCAAATCCAGAAAAAGTGATCGGCTTTATCGGCGGTATGGACATTCCCATTATTAATGACTTTAAAGCGGGTTATGAGCAAGGCGCGAAATACGTGGATCCCGCAATTACGGTTGTCGCTTCTTATGTTGGTGACTTTGCAAACGCTCCCAAGGGTAAAGAACTTGCACTCGCTCAGTATAATTCACAAAAAGTAGATATCGCATTCAACGTAGCCGGAGGAGCTGGACTTGGCCTTCTGGAAGCGGGTAATTCATTAGGCAAATATTCGATCGGTGTAGACTCCAATCAAAACGGTCTGTATCCGGGCAGTGTGTTAACTTCCATGGTAAAAGCGATTGACAACTCGGTTCTCCGTGCATTGACTTTGTTCAGTCAAGATAGACTGGGATTCGGCAAGAATGAAGTGTTAGGTATTAAAGAAGGCGGCGTAGGCTTGGCGAAAGACGAATTGTACAGCAAACATGTCCCTAAAGCTATGCAAGATAAAATCATGGAAATTGAGCAAAAGTTAAACAAAGGCGAAATCAAAGTGCAATCCACTTTGAAATAA
- a CDS encoding ABC transporter ATP-binding protein, whose amino-acid sequence MAILLEMKDIHKTYPNGTKANRGVDLTIHEGEIHALVGENGAGKSTLMKILFGLEAPTSGSILYKGQPLRFQGPKDAIKQGMGMVHQHFMLVPSLTVSENIVLGEEPVKGLFSLVRDRAKELSEIEKLIETFKLKVDPRATVETISVGQKQRVEIIKVLYRGARLIILDEPTAVLTPQETDELFESIQTLVRQGYTIIFITHKLREVMEISNRVTVLKAGKTITTLLTKETNPEEISRLMVGREVLFRVEKQPSEPKETILSTKNLCASDDKGAPALRGISLDIRAGEVVGIAGVEGNGQTELVETITGMRRATSGAISYLGEELIGKSVAQIRAMKIGHVPEDRQTTGASLTSTIAENLILDHYRNPEFRRGPFLNKKKIKEFAKVMMDVYDVRAQNEDVMAGALSGGNLQKVVIAREISKNPKLLIASQPTRGVDIGAIESIHREIIKRRDGGAAVLLVSAELSEVMGLSDRIAVMYNGKIVAVLNNHDGLTEEELGYYMLGIKNQERKEALQ is encoded by the coding sequence ATGGCGATTTTGCTGGAGATGAAAGACATCCATAAAACTTACCCCAATGGTACGAAGGCGAACCGTGGTGTGGATTTGACAATACATGAGGGCGAGATTCATGCCCTAGTCGGCGAGAATGGAGCTGGCAAATCAACGCTTATGAAAATACTGTTCGGACTAGAGGCACCGACAAGCGGCTCCATCCTTTATAAAGGCCAACCGCTTCGCTTCCAAGGACCGAAAGATGCGATTAAGCAAGGGATGGGCATGGTGCATCAACATTTCATGCTCGTCCCCTCGCTCACAGTTTCAGAAAACATCGTGCTTGGTGAGGAGCCCGTCAAAGGGCTTTTCTCCCTCGTACGAGATCGTGCTAAGGAACTTTCCGAAATTGAAAAATTGATTGAAACTTTCAAACTGAAGGTTGATCCTCGTGCAACGGTCGAAACGATATCTGTTGGGCAGAAACAACGCGTTGAAATTATTAAGGTGCTGTATCGCGGCGCACGCCTCATTATTCTTGATGAACCAACGGCTGTCTTAACACCGCAGGAAACTGATGAGCTGTTTGAATCGATCCAAACGCTGGTTAGACAAGGCTATACGATCATTTTCATTACGCATAAACTGCGTGAAGTGATGGAAATATCCAATCGAGTTACGGTGCTTAAAGCAGGGAAAACGATCACGACACTGCTTACCAAGGAAACGAATCCGGAAGAAATTTCGAGACTCATGGTTGGCAGAGAAGTCTTATTTCGCGTCGAAAAGCAGCCTTCCGAACCGAAAGAAACCATATTATCAACTAAGAATCTGTGCGCTTCGGATGATAAGGGAGCACCGGCGCTTCGTGGTATTTCGCTCGATATTCGGGCTGGCGAGGTGGTGGGAATCGCAGGCGTGGAAGGAAACGGACAAACAGAACTGGTCGAAACGATCACGGGTATGCGAAGAGCAACATCAGGTGCAATTAGCTACTTAGGCGAGGAATTGATCGGAAAAAGCGTTGCGCAAATTCGCGCGATGAAAATCGGGCACGTTCCAGAAGACCGGCAAACAACGGGCGCCAGTTTAACGTCGACCATTGCCGAAAACTTAATTCTTGACCATTACCGGAATCCTGAATTCCGACGGGGACCTTTTCTGAATAAAAAGAAAATCAAGGAATTTGCAAAAGTGATGATGGATGTTTACGACGTACGCGCTCAAAACGAAGACGTGATGGCCGGAGCTTTATCCGGGGGCAACTTGCAAAAAGTGGTGATAGCCCGGGAGATTTCGAAAAATCCGAAGCTTCTGATCGCATCACAGCCAACCCGGGGTGTCGATATCGGAGCCATCGAATCTATTCATCGTGAGATTATCAAAAGGCGTGATGGAGGCGCGGCAGTACTGCTCGTTTCGGCTGAATTATCGGAAGTCATGGGCTTAAGCGACCGCATTGCTGTTATGTACAATGGTAAAATCGTTGCCGTTCTTAATAATCATGATGGGCTGACAGAAGAGGAACTCGGCTATTACATGCTGGGGATCAAGAATCAGGAAAGGAAAGAGGCGCTCCAATGA
- a CDS encoding ABC transporter permease produces MNTRQAIYLEITGIIAAAVMAILCGFIVILFSSQNPIEAISSFLGGPLSGAFNIGTILNKAVPLILTGLALSVVFQSGVFSMGAEGQLYVGAFVGSLVAVYVHGLPAWILLPLVLICAMTGGALYGAIPGWLKTKWNANEIVTTLMMNFVAILTTSYLVNNVFKDPTSGGFARMHYVDEGAKLGKIFAGFPAHYGVVIALLAAAVAYLFMYKTRSGYELRLVGKNSRFADYGGISTKRVVIVSVMISGALAGLAGIVEILGVHGTYKDNFSAGLGFDGIIIALLARNHPIGVVAVSLFYAYLQVGAASMQVGSDMPRELAIIIQVMLVLFVSSQAIFAYLKQKFVLRQKAVN; encoded by the coding sequence ATGAATACAAGACAAGCTATCTATTTGGAAATCACAGGTATCATTGCCGCAGCTGTCATGGCGATCCTTTGCGGATTCATCGTGATCTTGTTCTCCAGCCAAAACCCGATTGAGGCGATCAGTTCTTTTCTGGGCGGTCCTCTATCCGGGGCGTTCAATATCGGTACCATTTTGAATAAAGCCGTTCCCCTGATTTTGACGGGATTGGCGCTATCCGTTGTTTTTCAGAGTGGTGTATTCAGCATGGGAGCAGAAGGTCAGCTGTACGTTGGCGCTTTCGTAGGTTCTCTAGTCGCTGTCTATGTACACGGTTTACCAGCTTGGATTCTGCTTCCCTTGGTGCTTATATGTGCAATGACTGGCGGGGCGCTTTATGGCGCGATACCTGGCTGGCTCAAGACAAAGTGGAATGCGAATGAGATTGTTACTACGCTGATGATGAACTTCGTCGCGATTTTGACCACCTCGTACTTGGTCAACAACGTATTCAAAGATCCGACTAGCGGCGGCTTCGCTCGCATGCATTATGTAGATGAAGGTGCAAAGTTGGGCAAAATATTCGCAGGGTTCCCGGCACACTATGGTGTAGTAATCGCACTGCTGGCTGCTGCTGTCGCGTATCTTTTTATGTACAAAACGCGATCGGGGTATGAGCTGCGCTTAGTAGGTAAAAACAGCCGGTTCGCCGATTACGGCGGTATCTCAACGAAGCGTGTTGTGATTGTAAGCGTGATGATTAGCGGAGCGCTGGCTGGACTTGCTGGTATCGTTGAAATTCTCGGTGTACACGGCACTTATAAAGATAACTTTTCAGCTGGATTAGGTTTTGATGGCATTATCATTGCTTTACTTGCTAGAAATCATCCGATTGGCGTAGTGGCTGTTAGTTTGTTCTATGCTTACCTTCAAGTGGGTGCTGCATCCATGCAGGTGGGGAGCGATATGCCGCGTGAGTTGGCTATTATTATTCAAGTTATGCTGGTCTTATTCGTTTCTTCGCAAGCGATCTTTGCTTATTTGAAACAAAAATTCGTCCTGCGGCAAAAGGCGGTGAACTAA
- a CDS encoding ABC transporter permease yields MLSALWGQIIDLSLFVVLLRFTTPILLSALGGLIADVAGVINIGLEGLMLISAFSAIAVGSVTDSWVLGLVAGVASSMLVCYGMGFFSLKLKVDMIITGFAVNILGSGLTIFLMNKIFGVTGNYTPSGLQNIPVVRIPFIDTIPFLNKLLSGHSLMTWIAFLSVLLCVFILYKTPYGVHLRSVGEAPQAAKSLGISVNRIQYSALAWSGLFTGLAGAYLSMGMTSMFVKDMTAGTGFLALAVVLLGNRNPVGILFGSLIFGLASAIATVVQTIPGSKVPSQFIQMIPYLVTIAALVFFAIRKKKKLNDALRAQAEGAVKIAAA; encoded by the coding sequence ATGCTATCAGCTCTTTGGGGTCAAATTATCGACTTATCTCTGTTTGTTGTCCTGCTCAGATTCACAACACCGATTCTGCTGTCGGCTTTAGGCGGACTTATCGCCGATGTCGCAGGCGTCATCAATATCGGTTTGGAAGGTTTGATGCTAATCTCAGCGTTTAGCGCCATTGCCGTTGGTTCTGTAACAGATAGTTGGGTTCTCGGTTTGGTTGCAGGGGTTGCTTCTTCCATGCTCGTGTGCTACGGAATGGGGTTCTTCTCACTCAAACTGAAAGTGGATATGATCATTACCGGCTTTGCCGTGAATATTTTGGGTTCAGGCTTGACGATTTTCCTTATGAACAAAATTTTCGGAGTGACAGGCAACTACACACCTTCTGGATTGCAGAATATTCCCGTTGTTCGTATTCCGTTTATTGATACGATTCCTTTCTTGAATAAGCTGCTTAGCGGGCACAGTCTCATGACCTGGATCGCTTTCTTATCTGTCCTGTTATGTGTATTCATTCTTTACAAAACACCATACGGCGTTCACCTCCGTTCCGTTGGCGAGGCGCCGCAAGCGGCCAAATCGCTCGGTATTTCCGTAAATCGCATTCAATATTCAGCGCTTGCTTGGAGCGGATTGTTTACGGGTTTAGCCGGCGCCTACTTATCTATGGGTATGACGAGTATGTTCGTTAAAGATATGACCGCTGGCACAGGCTTCCTGGCACTTGCCGTCGTTTTACTCGGGAACCGCAATCCGGTCGGAATCTTGTTCGGCTCGCTGATTTTCGGCTTAGCTAGCGCGATCGCCACAGTTGTCCAAACGATTCCGGGCAGTAAAGTTCCGAGTCAATTTATCCAAATGATTCCTTATCTCGTAACCATTGCAGCACTTGTATTCTTTGCCATTCGCAAGAAGAAAAAGCTGAACGATGCGCTAAGGGCGCAGGCCGAAGGGGCAGTGAAAATTGCTGCGGCTTAA
- a CDS encoding nucleoside hydrolase, translating into MESKVKRKMIIDCDPGHDDAIAILLAGANPHVELVAITTVAGNAEVEKTTVNALKVCELAGITHVPVAKGAGQPLIRERRTAADIHGNSGMDGPMLPNPSKSVEKEHAVDLLIRKLMESDGDITLVPVAPLTNIALAMRKEPAILSKIQEIVIMGGGTFGNSTPAAEFNIYVDAEAAKVVFESGVPITMMGLDLTHQAIVTDDVHQRILDVDNRVSHFVHELLGFFAHTYKEVFGFAGAPIHDACCVAYCIDPTAFGTKKLRVDIETKGEHTYGMTVVDLLGVTGREPNVNVAFTLDQDKFWDMLIQTLKNYT; encoded by the coding sequence ATGGAATCTAAAGTGAAAAGAAAAATGATTATTGATTGCGATCCGGGGCACGATGATGCTATCGCGATCTTATTGGCAGGGGCTAATCCGCACGTGGAGTTGGTCGCTATCACGACTGTGGCAGGCAATGCAGAGGTCGAGAAAACGACGGTTAACGCTTTGAAAGTATGCGAGCTGGCTGGCATCACGCACGTTCCTGTTGCCAAAGGAGCTGGACAGCCGCTCATACGAGAGCGGAGGACAGCGGCAGACATTCATGGCAACTCTGGCATGGATGGCCCTATGCTACCTAATCCAAGTAAATCTGTGGAGAAGGAACACGCCGTTGATCTTCTTATTCGCAAGTTGATGGAATCGGATGGCGATATTACACTGGTTCCGGTCGCGCCGCTCACGAACATTGCACTGGCAATGCGCAAAGAACCGGCGATTTTATCCAAAATACAAGAAATTGTCATCATGGGCGGAGGAACGTTCGGAAATTCAACACCTGCTGCCGAGTTCAATATTTACGTTGATGCGGAAGCGGCAAAGGTTGTATTCGAGAGCGGCGTGCCTATCACGATGATGGGTCTGGATTTAACGCATCAAGCGATCGTAACAGATGATGTTCATCAACGAATTCTCGATGTGGATAACCGGGTTTCTCATTTTGTTCATGAACTTTTGGGTTTTTTCGCCCATACGTACAAAGAAGTATTCGGTTTTGCCGGTGCTCCGATTCACGATGCTTGCTGCGTTGCTTATTGTATTGACCCGACGGCATTCGGAACGAAGAAGCTGCGGGTTGATATTGAAACAAAAGGTGAGCATACGTACGGTATGACAGTTGTTGATTTGCTGGGTGTCACAGGTCGTGAGCCCAATGTAAATGTGGCCTTCACTCTCGACCAAGATAAATTCTGGGACATGCTAATTCAAACTTTGAAAAACTACACATAG
- a CDS encoding nucleoside hydrolase, whose amino-acid sequence MQNVRMILDVDTGIDDSMAILLALKTKHIKVEGITTVFGNTDVVQATRNTLQVIELSGVDYEVPVAMGAAKPLFRDWRGPVTHIHGDNGIGNCELPQPKGKAIAESAAQFIVRKVNENPHELTLVFVGRMTNLAIALAQDPSIASKVKRLVIMGGAVKVPGNVTPVAEANIYGDPEAAHRVFESGIPITLVGLDVTMKTIIGEEHLRLLTESPVPGNERAAAYINEANKFYFNAYDKQNGFYGAPLHDPLAVAVAAYPDLVTTEDLYISIETKGTMSYGATLADFRRTVPVTNTAVAFEVNSPRFLDYFITTLKS is encoded by the coding sequence TTGCAAAACGTTCGCATGATTCTTGATGTTGATACAGGTATTGATGATTCCATGGCGATTTTGCTCGCCCTGAAAACAAAACACATAAAAGTAGAAGGCATTACAACCGTGTTCGGTAATACGGATGTCGTGCAAGCAACTCGCAATACGCTGCAAGTGATTGAACTGTCGGGCGTTGATTACGAAGTGCCGGTAGCCATGGGCGCTGCAAAGCCGCTGTTCCGCGACTGGCGCGGTCCTGTCACGCATATTCACGGCGATAACGGTATCGGTAACTGCGAGCTGCCGCAGCCCAAAGGGAAGGCTATTGCGGAGAGCGCTGCTCAGTTCATCGTTCGCAAGGTGAATGAAAACCCGCACGAGCTAACGCTAGTGTTCGTGGGTCGGATGACGAACCTGGCTATCGCACTCGCACAAGATCCTTCCATCGCTTCCAAGGTGAAGCGGCTTGTGATCATGGGCGGCGCGGTGAAAGTGCCTGGCAACGTTACACCTGTTGCCGAAGCGAATATCTACGGCGATCCTGAGGCTGCGCATCGCGTGTTTGAATCCGGTATCCCGATTACGCTCGTCGGCCTCGATGTTACGATGAAGACGATCATCGGCGAGGAGCACCTTCGTTTACTTACGGAATCGCCTGTTCCCGGCAATGAAAGGGCAGCCGCTTATATCAATGAAGCTAACAAGTTTTATTTTAACGCATACGACAAACAAAACGGTTTCTACGGCGCACCGCTGCATGATCCGCTTGCAGTTGCTGTAGCTGCTTATCCGGATCTTGTCACGACGGAAGATTTGTATATAAGCATTGAGACAAAAGGGACCATGTCCTATGGAGCTACATTGGCTGATTTCCGCAGAACGGTGCCGGTAACGAATACAGCAGTTGCGTTTGAAGTCAACAGCCCGCGGTTTCTTGACTATTTCATCACCACATTAAAGAGCTAA
- a CDS encoding nucleoside hydrolase: protein MKPIILDVDTGIDDALAISYAVNAPEVELLGVTTCFGNVTVQEATRNTLLVLEHLDSSVPVIPGAAKPLFVSRVKASATHIHGEDGIGNTLTDMSTREASQQYAPQFIIDQVRSKPHQVTIITVAAMTNLALAIMQAPDIVGLVDKVVVMGGAVTRAGNVTPHAEANIYADPEAADYVFASGIPITLVGLDVTMETLLPKKDVQVWRDKQTALSTLLADMTDFYIDAYEDFYPGIGGCGLHDPLAVGVAINPDFVTTKPLHVRVDLDGFHSLGRTVGDLRSKPANKPNMDVCLEVDAERFLEHFLSKVV from the coding sequence ATGAAACCGATTATTTTGGATGTTGATACAGGTATTGATGATGCACTGGCAATAAGTTACGCGGTGAATGCCCCAGAAGTGGAATTACTGGGGGTGACGACTTGCTTCGGCAACGTTACGGTTCAAGAAGCGACCCGCAATACGCTGCTAGTACTGGAACATTTGGACAGTTCAGTTCCTGTCATTCCGGGGGCGGCTAAGCCGCTTTTCGTTAGTCGAGTGAAAGCGAGTGCGACCCATATTCATGGCGAAGACGGCATTGGGAACACGCTGACAGATATGTCTACACGAGAAGCATCCCAGCAGTACGCACCACAATTTATTATTGATCAAGTGCGGAGTAAGCCGCATCAAGTGACGATTATTACGGTCGCTGCGATGACGAATCTGGCGCTAGCCATCATGCAAGCTCCTGATATCGTGGGCCTAGTGGACAAGGTGGTTGTTATGGGCGGGGCTGTAACTCGAGCAGGTAATGTGACACCGCATGCGGAAGCAAACATTTATGCCGACCCTGAAGCGGCGGATTATGTGTTCGCCTCCGGCATCCCGATCACACTCGTAGGGCTTGACGTAACGATGGAGACACTGCTGCCGAAGAAAGATGTTCAGGTTTGGCGCGATAAGCAAACAGCTCTCAGCACTTTATTGGCGGATATGACCGATTTTTATATTGATGCCTATGAAGATTTCTACCCGGGCATCGGTGGCTGCGGCCTTCACGATCCGCTTGCGGTTGGTGTGGCCATTAATCCGGATTTCGTTACTACGAAACCCCTGCATGTACGGGTCGATCTCGACGGTTTCCACTCCTTAGGCCGTACAGTGGGTGATCTGCGAAGTAAGCCAGCTAACAAGCCTAACATGGATGTTTGTTTGGAAGTAGACGCCGAGCGTTTCTTGGAACACTTTCTCAGTAAAGTAGTTTAA
- a CDS encoding EamA family transporter: protein MKYILFVLAGACSFGLLSTFVKKAYESGFNVGDVVGSQNLFGVIMLWMLVFVTAKSAKQSTGSPTFKVTKRQALSLMAVGTTTGLTGMLYYAALQYISASFAIILLFQFTWMGILLEAIFERKRPGKDKILSLIILFVGIIMASGYLGGGQEAVSWIGITLGLLAAVTYALFIWFSGKTAKQVAPITRSAIMLTGSFILVMLVFPPHFLVNGSLHEALLPWALLLALFGVVIPPLFYAIGVPRVGGGLATILSAAELPTAVVMSYVVLNESVNWMQWLGVGITMFGIALPELMKRKKKSPAVTVGANVSA, encoded by the coding sequence ATGAAATACATTTTATTTGTTTTGGCTGGGGCATGCAGCTTCGGTTTATTATCTACTTTTGTTAAGAAAGCTTATGAGTCTGGTTTCAATGTCGGTGATGTCGTCGGCAGCCAAAACCTATTCGGAGTGATTATGCTGTGGATGTTGGTCTTCGTGACAGCGAAATCCGCCAAGCAGTCTACAGGGTCGCCTACATTTAAAGTAACAAAGCGGCAAGCTCTCTCGCTCATGGCCGTAGGAACGACGACAGGCTTAACGGGGATGCTATACTATGCGGCTTTGCAGTATATTTCGGCTTCGTTCGCGATTATCTTGTTGTTCCAATTTACATGGATGGGCATCTTGCTGGAGGCAATCTTCGAGCGCAAACGACCTGGTAAGGACAAGATTTTATCACTCATCATCTTGTTTGTTGGGATTATTATGGCAAGCGGCTATTTGGGCGGGGGTCAGGAGGCTGTTTCCTGGATAGGTATTACCCTTGGTTTGTTGGCAGCAGTTACCTATGCGCTCTTCATCTGGTTTAGCGGGAAAACAGCCAAACAAGTCGCTCCGATCACACGAAGCGCGATTATGCTGACGGGCTCGTTTATTCTCGTCATGCTGGTGTTTCCACCGCATTTTCTTGTAAATGGATCATTGCATGAGGCGCTTCTGCCTTGGGCGCTGCTGCTAGCTCTCTTCGGTGTTGTCATTCCGCCATTGTTCTATGCTATTGGCGTACCGCGTGTTGGCGGAGGACTGGCAACCATCTTGAGTGCAGCTGAGCTGCCAACTGCCGTTGTTATGTCGTACGTCGTGTTGAACGAGTCCGTCAACTGGATGCAATGGCTTGGCGTAGGGATCACGATGTTCGGCATTGCCCTTCCTGAGTTGATGAAGCGCAAGAAGAAGAGTCCAGCTGTTACTGTCGGCGCAAATGTAAGTGCGTGA
- a CDS encoding AraC family transcriptional regulator, producing the protein MNESIFSVEDVAESASKWAILVDFIPASVYNAHESVDEVFAMRKWLKDSWKRLFQRKTIFRNMVTLSLFVAVIPVLAVGIGSYMFSASVVQKEVNQSNVRILNNVSSSIDSTLDRIQNNAIQMLLGTFFTSNLTEMKSTNYAGFYSYISRELSALQNGNKEVSDVAMYVPDEGYLISPISGGRRITEDKEREAMLKELASEDHIKWVTGPYPYLPGYHGNGVTFICKVPLLATKPTGLLFIRIDEALFQNIMNRFASYRGEQMFILNAKGDLVTSTGGDTVPQGLFDRVAQKQSEQRFTFSFQGTNYMVTPITSSYNKWQYINMVPVNELNAKSKGIALITVAIIAVCLVLGILIALWGSRRVYRPIENLVAHLKGGQAIDSETDEVGFVRKRWGELSSTANQLQQQLSDQLPLVREIFALQLLQGRFLHYSGDQLEGMLRRYDVPAGRENSIFVITCDPPQDSGSRFQENDRDLIVFALKNIVCELLQSQEMEGIVINQLNDQVAVWLFRDPEQTDDGQTEVKLFAERLRMLVSDYLRLPVTIGLSGQSDRITDLPELYEEAVLSVRSRIIVGGNQVITHSGGGGATELHYRYPLEIETHFEHSLQLGDQEEAERMLAEFAKSMSDNVQKPELIQMSYYRLLTAAIRTAYLLGIDSAQVSGEAESDPYGQIRKISTIRELNEWFKLQMVDPIVAYVHGKQHQEHEQLIQKVVRYIEDNYHFDLSLDQCAQICGLSSHYLSKLFKKTMDVSFIEYLTKIRIERSIELLRTTDLSVSDIAERVGYQTKNFIRVFKKHIGVTPGQYRGADSDT; encoded by the coding sequence ATGAATGAATCCATATTCTCGGTTGAAGATGTTGCAGAAAGTGCATCAAAATGGGCTATTTTGGTTGATTTTATTCCGGCATCCGTTTACAATGCTCATGAATCTGTTGATGAGGTGTTCGCTATGCGTAAATGGCTTAAGGATAGTTGGAAACGCTTATTTCAGCGTAAAACGATTTTTCGCAATATGGTTACCTTGTCTTTATTCGTAGCTGTCATTCCGGTATTAGCCGTTGGAATCGGAAGTTATATGTTTTCTGCTTCGGTCGTGCAAAAAGAAGTTAACCAATCGAATGTCCGCATATTGAATAACGTGTCCTCCAGTATCGATTCGACGTTGGATCGGATACAAAACAATGCCATTCAAATGCTGTTGGGTACTTTCTTTACCTCGAATTTGACGGAGATGAAGAGTACGAACTATGCCGGCTTTTATTCTTACATTTCAAGAGAGTTATCTGCGCTGCAAAATGGCAACAAAGAGGTAAGCGATGTTGCGATGTACGTGCCGGATGAAGGTTATCTAATCTCGCCGATCTCCGGTGGTCGCAGAATTACGGAAGACAAAGAACGCGAGGCGATGTTGAAGGAACTTGCCTCCGAAGACCATATCAAATGGGTCACTGGACCCTACCCGTATTTGCCCGGTTATCATGGTAACGGTGTTACATTTATATGCAAAGTGCCGCTTCTGGCCACTAAGCCGACCGGTCTCTTGTTTATCCGTATCGACGAAGCACTGTTTCAGAACATTATGAACCGATTCGCCAGCTATCGCGGTGAACAGATGTTCATCCTAAACGCGAAGGGTGACCTCGTCACCTCAACGGGTGGAGATACCGTGCCGCAAGGATTGTTCGATCGTGTTGCTCAAAAGCAATCAGAGCAGCGCTTTACTTTCTCTTTTCAAGGTACGAATTACATGGTGACACCAATCACTTCCTCCTATAACAAATGGCAGTATATTAACATGGTGCCAGTCAATGAATTGAACGCCAAATCGAAAGGCATTGCCCTGATTACGGTGGCGATCATTGCAGTTTGTCTTGTACTAGGTATCTTAATCGCATTATGGGGATCAAGGCGTGTCTATCGTCCGATCGAGAACCTCGTGGCCCATTTGAAAGGCGGACAAGCAATTGACTCGGAAACGGATGAAGTTGGCTTTGTACGCAAACGATGGGGTGAGCTGAGCAGCACGGCCAATCAACTGCAGCAGCAGCTAAGCGATCAATTGCCCTTAGTTCGTGAAATTTTTGCACTGCAGCTTTTACAGGGGCGGTTTCTCCATTACTCTGGGGATCAGTTAGAGGGCATGCTGCGCAGATACGACGTACCTGCCGGGCGGGAAAACAGCATCTTCGTCATCACTTGCGACCCGCCGCAGGATAGTGGTTCGCGCTTTCAGGAAAATGACCGCGATTTGATCGTCTTTGCCTTGAAAAATATTGTTTGCGAGCTGCTGCAATCACAGGAAATGGAGGGTATCGTCATCAATCAGCTGAATGATCAGGTCGCTGTTTGGCTGTTCCGCGACCCCGAGCAGACAGATGACGGGCAGACAGAGGTTAAATTGTTTGCAGAACGCCTGAGAATGCTGGTGTCCGATTATCTACGTCTTCCAGTGACCATCGGTTTGAGTGGACAAAGCGACCGGATTACAGATTTGCCTGAACTTTATGAAGAGGCGGTCTTGTCCGTGCGCTCCCGCATCATCGTTGGCGGTAATCAGGTGATTACGCACTCGGGCGGTGGAGGCGCAACTGAACTTCATTACCGCTATCCGCTCGAAATCGAAACCCACTTCGAACATTCCTTGCAGCTAGGCGATCAGGAAGAAGCGGAGCGGATGCTGGCTGAATTCGCCAAGTCGATGAGTGATAACGTCCAAAAGCCTGAACTGATACAAATGTCGTATTATCGGCTGCTAACTGCTGCTATTCGAACTGCTTACTTGCTGGGCATCGATTCGGCGCAGGTGTCGGGAGAAGCGGAATCCGATCCTTACGGACAAATCCGCAAGATCAGCACGATTCGTGAATTGAATGAATGGTTCAAACTTCAAATGGTTGATCCGATTGTTGCTTATGTGCACGGCAAACAGCATCAGGAACATGAACAATTAATCCAAAAGGTCGTCCGCTACATCGAGGACAACTATCACTTCGATTTATCGCTGGATCAATGCGCACAAATTTGCGGTTTGAGTTCCCATTATTTGAGCAAGCTGTTTAAAAAGACGATGGATGTTTCATTTATCGAATATTTGACGAAGATCAGAATTGAACGGTCCATCGAGCTGCTGCGAACGACGGATTTGTCGGTTTCGGACATTGCCGAAAGAGTCGGCTACCAGACGAAAAACTTTATACGTGTATTCAAAAAGCACATCGGCGTTACGCCGGGTCAATACCGGGGAGCCGACAGCGATACTTAG